In a genomic window of Lonchura striata isolate bLonStr1 chromosome 4, bLonStr1.mat, whole genome shotgun sequence:
- the LOC110481874 gene encoding homeobox protein HMX2-like yields MVQLGGGGRVPPAPAAPPAFSIDSILQPGPRRPAREQGRARCALPEEEEEEEEEGEGPEEQDPSKGSSDSGSEPRRLGAEGTSRGLRPEGGDAGSPLPAEGPRGPRQPPPREAGGSGENGRSSAAGGRKKTRTIFSKSQVFQLESTFDVKRYLSSSERAGLAAALHLTETQVKIWFQNRRNKLKRQMSSEPEGQGPGPAEPPGEPQPPTAASALSFPSLYKDSPLLSRCLLPLPFPLLCPGSAIPYLCLPGPGKHFSLLDGDV; encoded by the exons ATGGTGCAGCTCGGGGGCGGCGGCCGCGTCCCtccggccccggcagcgccgccggcCTTCAGCATCGACAGCATCCTGcagcccgggccccgccgcccggccagggagcagggcagagcccgCTGCGcgctgccggaggaggaggaggaggaggaagaggagggagaggggcCTGAGGAGCAAGACCCCAGTAAAGGCTCCAGCGACTCGG GCAGCGAGCCCCGCCGGCTTGGGGCAGAAGGGACGAGCCGCGGCCTCCGCCCCGAGGGCGGCGATGCGGGGTCCCCGCTCCCCGCGGAGGGGCCACGCGGTCCCCGGCAGCCGCCGCCGCGAGAGGCCGGGGGCTCTGGAGAGAACGGCAGATCATCAGCGGCGGGCGGCAGGAAGAAGACACGGACCATCTTCTCCAAGAGCCAGGTGTTCCAGCTGGAGTCCACCTTCGACGTGAAGCGCTACCTGAGCAGCTCCGAGCGGGCCGGGCTGGCCGCCGCGCTGCACCTCACCGAGACCCAGGTGAAGATCTGGTTCCAGAACCGCCGCAACAAGCTCAAGAGACAAATGTCATCCGAgcccgagggccaggggccgggGCCGGCAGAGCCCCCCGGGGAGCCGCAGCCCCCCACTGCCGCCTCGGCTCTCTCCTTCCCGTCCCTCTACAAGGACAGCCCCCTGCTCAGCCGCTGCTTGCTGCCGCTGCCtttccccctgctctgcccgGGCAGCGCCATCCCCTACCTCTGCCTCCCCGGGCCGGGCAAACACTTCAGCCTGCTGGACGGGGACGTATAG
- the LOC110481873 gene encoding homeobox protein HMX1, translated as MPDEATENAGSTSARVSSFFIEDLLGTEGTAGGGARRAAAAGGGRGAPRCGPRSPLRIGAPGCPLRDAAVGWYRRAHAAFLGCASPDTSDRDSPEPPEEPAERAGGGGRAAARGPAGGRPGPGGREEEEERGEEPGEPEQRAAGRKKKTRTVFSRSQVFQLESTFDVKRYLSSSERAGLAASLHLTETQVKIWFQNRRNKWKRQLAADLEAANLSHAAQRIVRVPILYHENSPASALGFTLPHMSPPLVGFSSGVSYPLGTFPAASLPFLRSQMTGLV; from the exons ATGCCGGACGAAGCCACGGAAAACGCCGGCTCCACCTCCGCCCGCGTCTCGTCCTTCTTCATCGAGGACCTGCTGGGCACCGAGGGcacggcgggcggcggggcgcggcgggcggcggcggcgggcggcgggcgcggggctccgCGCTGCGGGCCGCGCTCCCCGCTGCGCATCGGCGCCCCGGGCTGCCCGCTCCGCGACGCCGCCGTCGGCTGGTACCGCCGGGCGCACGCCGCCTTCCTGGGCTGCGCCAGCCCCGACA CCAGCGACCGGGACTCGCCCGAGCCGCCCGAGGAGCCGGCggagcgggcgggcggcggcgggcgggcggcggccagaggcccggcgggcgggcggccggggccgggcggccgcgaggaggaggaggagcgcgGCGAGGAGCCGGGAGAGCCGGAGCAGCGCGCCGCCGGCCGCAAGAAGAAGACGCGCACGGTGTTCAGCCGCAGCCAGGTGTTCCAGCTGGAGTCCACCTTCGACGTGAAGCGCTACCTGAGCAGCTCCGAGCGGGCCGGGCTGGCCGCCTCGCTGCACCTCACCGAGACCCAGGTGAAGATCTGGTTCCAGAACCGCCGCAACAAGTGGAAGCGGCAGCTGGCCGCAGACCTGGAAGCGGCCAACCTCTCCCACGCCGCCCAAAGGATAGTGCGGGTCCCCATTTTGTACCACGAGAACTCGCCGGCGAGCGCCTTGGGCTTCACCCTGCCGCACATGTCGCCCCCCTTGGTGGGCTTCTCCAGCGGCGTCAGCTACCCCCTGGGCACCTTCCCCGCCGCCTCCCTCCCTTTCCTACGGTCGCAGATGACAGGACTCGTCTGA